The Haliaeetus albicilla chromosome 19, bHalAlb1.1, whole genome shotgun sequence genome has a segment encoding these proteins:
- the KCNJ8 gene encoding ATP-sensitive inward rectifier potassium channel 8 has product MLARKSIIPEEYVLARIAAENLRKPRIRDRPRKARFIAKNGACNLAHKNIREQGRFLQDIFTTLVDLKWRHTLVIFTMSFLCSWLLFAMMWWLVAFAHGDMDPSTESTTNSTKWTPCVTCVRSFTSAFLFSIEVQVTIGFGGRMMTEECPLAITVLILQNIVGLIINAVMLGCIFMKTAQAHRRAETLIFSRQAVIAVRNGKLCFMFRVGDLRKSMIISASVRIQVVRKTTTPEGEVIPIHQVDIPVDNPIESNNIFLVAPLIICHVIDKRSPLYDISAADLALQDLELIVILEGVVETTGITTQARTSYIAEEILWGHRFVPIVTEEEGVYAVDYSKFGNTVKVAAPRCSARELDEKPSILIQTLQKSELSHQNSLRKRNSMRRNNSIRRSNSMRRTNPSLIVPKVQFITPEGSQSASET; this is encoded by the exons ATGTTGGCTCGGAAGAGTATCATCCCCGAAGAGTACGTGTTGGCACGGATCGCTGCCGAGAACCTGCGCAAGCCGCGCATCCGAGACCGGCCGCGCAAAGCCCGCTTCATCGCCAAGAACGGGGCATGCAACCTGGCACACAAGAACATCCGCGAGCAGGGGCGATTCCTGCAAGACATTTTCACCACCTTGGTGGACCTGAAGTGGCGTCACACGCTGGTCATCTTTACCATGTCCTTCCTGTGCAGCTGGCTGCTCTTTGCCATGATGTGGTGGCTGGTGGCTTTTGCCCACGGCGACATGGACCCTAGCACAGAGAGCACTACAAACAGCACGAAGTGGACACCGTGCGTGACGTGTGTCAG GTCTTTCACCTCCgctttcctcttctccattGAAGTTCAGGTGACCATTGGTTTTGGGGGCAGGATGATGACAGAGGAATGTCCTTTGGCCATCACGGTCTTGATTCTGCAGAACATTGTGGGACTGATCATCAACGCTGTCATGCTGGGCTGCATATTCATGAAAACCGCACAAGCTCACAGGCGGGCTGAGACCTTAATTTTCAGCCGGCAGGCGGTCATTGCAGTTCGAAATGGCAAACTTTGCTTCATGTTTCGAGTGGGAGACCTGAGGAAGAGCATGATCATTAGTGCCTCGGTGAGAATTCAGGTTGTGAGGAAGACTACGACCCCTGAAGGAGAAGTTATACCCATTCACCAAGTAGATATCCCTGTGGATAACCCCATTGAAAGCAACAATATTTTCCTTGTGGCTCCCTTAATCATTTGTCACGTCATAGACAAGCGGAGTCCTCTTTACGATATCTCTGCTGCTGACCTGGCGCTCCAGGACCTGGAGCTCATCGTGATACTTGAAGGAGTCGTAGAAACAACTGGCATCACGACACAGGCGAGAACCTCCTACATAGCAGAGGAGATCCTGTGGGGTCACCGCTTTGTGCCCATCGTCACCGAAGAGGAAGGCGTGTACGCAGTCGACTACTCCAAGTTTGGCAACACCGTCAAAGTGGCAGCACCACGTTGCAGTGCTCGAGAGCTCGACGAGAAGCCGTCCATTCTCATCCAGACCCTGCAGAAGAGCGAGCTGTCCCACCAAAACTCCCTGCGGAAACGCAACTCCATGAGGAGAAACAACTCCATTCGGAGGAGCAACTCCATGCGGAGAACCAATCCCTCCCTCATCGTGCCCAAAGTGCAGTTTATCACGCCCGAGGGGAGCCAGAGTGCCTCAGAAACGTGA